A window of Branchiostoma floridae strain S238N-H82 chromosome 9, Bfl_VNyyK, whole genome shotgun sequence genomic DNA:
gagtacttacttccaacgtttcgctGTCGGTAAGACACCATCATtagggttagaatggctggatacgATTctcgctgctacttatagccgttgtaggtggcgctgcagcagcgagaatgccgtcccaaacgtggctcagtttgtatcccccctcatctctgttcatgataatgtctgacagacaccgaaacgtcggaagtaagtacTCATTGGTTGtgtggttgtgcctaaagaacctgtTACTATaggaataattgccaacctgatgaattTATTCAAGGAAATAGGAAGTCGGCTAGAAATTCAGCATATGCATGAGAATTCAACATGTATAACGTTTCAATCAACATCAACCCTAATCTTCTATTCTTCAAAGGGCCTTGCAAAATATCAGTTCATCTGATTCCTATTAAAGTACGTTCACAATATGTGGTAGTACTGTCAAGATATACAACTTACAGTTTGCATTTGATTGTTCTGTTTTCCTGGTAGGAAGGCTGCAATAATAAGAGCTGCCAGAACCGTTATCACCGTCACCACCACTCCCGTAGTGATGACATAGGCCAGGCAAGATCGAGTCAGTGCACACGCATTAGCTGAAAAGCAAATGGAGTAATGCCTAGGTCCCAAGTCCCAaccaggggcccggccgggtagctttcggaaacgaaaaatatgataagaaaggtaaaaaaaaacacacagaacgtaaaaggAATTAGTCAGGAGCAtagtttgtgtatattccttggtaaatACTTTATATTTCGTTTCCGctaacatcccggccgggccccgtttcgtaaatgggacctaagcctaagaaAGAAACCCGGTAAATTGCACAACTGCAGAAGGTAACAAAGGCAATTGTAACAAAGTATAAAAATCTTAACATATATAGGACTACACATTACCTTCACCTGCCCTTGGTTGTGTAATATTAGGGGCGTACATGGGGTTTAAGTGTAACCCGTTCCCGCTGTACATGGGGTTGGGGCGCAGACCGCCCGCTTTGTTATCCACAGCCTCTGTAGAAGAGATTGAAACAGGATAAAAGATGTACGCTCACTATCTTTTTTGATAGTGCCACATTCTTCTGTTTCCGAACAAGCCGTACCTATGACCCTACGTATGAACTATTAGCCCGGCGTCAGTTAACCTTAAATATCTATATGTGGCCTGTCACGAAGAGCAGATAACATGGACTAAAAGACTATCAAAAAATGATTGAAAGGAATTTTCGAGCTACAAAATCCTCGAACAGGAATGATCCAAAACTTGTGATAATGGACAAATTCACTTTGATGACGTTACGGTTATTTCATCAAAACCTTTCCTGATTTATTCATGGATTTTTAAAACCACATATTAAATAGTGGTCACTAACTTGTtatacccctttccacttggATGGCGCTCTTGCCGCCTTCTCTCTGTGACCTAGTTTTTGatagatcgctcaacgaattgtatagaaaagaaacgaatctctttaaactttgtgtgttttgttgtcctctcaatcacacttttacgttttgtgtgaaAGCGAAGATTACACATATTCTATTTAGGCCGcaatgagagcgcagcgcgatcgccgtctagtggaaactAGTGCTAaagggcggggggggggggggcttactGTGACAAAATTGACCAACCGGCAGTGCTTCCAGGCTGAGAACTGTCGGCACAACGGCCAGTCGGTGTTTGGGTCTCACAATGTCCATCCTGTACATCATAAGCAACGGCGTACGGTTGGACGTCACAGGCATCGTCTTGGTCACCGTTTGTTTGGCCGTCCAACTGATACCTGACAGCATACGGACGGATGCACTCATCGCTTGATACGGCTTTGTTTCCGCTCTGGGGATTGTTGACAGAACGACCAGTTTGGTCCTCATTATGTCCATCCTGTTCGTCATAAGCAACGGCGTACGGTTGGACATCTTGTTCGCCGTTTATTTGGCTGTCTCGGCAATAAGCAACTGCATAAGGACGGATGAACTCATTGTCTGGCCGGGCTTTGGTTTCTGCTTTGTTCTGAGCAGAGATTTTAGCGTCATTTAACTGTTTGATCGTCTTTGGTCGAGTTCCAGCCTCGTCTTCTGCTTCGTTATGTGCATTTTCGACTTCGATATCTGGTCTGTCCATATTGGCATTAGCTACATCTCCGCCGCATTGGTAAGCAGAGGCTGATGTTTCGGGGGAGGTACTCTTCAGCTGGTATTGCACTTCATTATCTGCGCTACAGTCGTCAGTATTGTAGATGTCTTTGGACAGGGATTTTTCAGTGTCTATACCAGGGTTGTCAACGTAGAGCGTTTGGTTCCGTTCAGCGTGgtaagcgtgtgtgtgtgaagtgCACATTGCCGGTAGAGAACGCCTTTTCATGTAAAGTGCTTGATTCTCTTCACCTTTGCCGATTTGTGAGTAGGAAGTGCAGACAGCCGGTAACGATGTACGTCCTGCTACGTTGTTAGAGTTGTAAAAAGGTCTACCATCCTGGTCAGAATTTTCAGCCGAAGCGTTGCTGTGGTCGTCCTGCAAAGGATGCAAAGGATGTTCCGCGTTGCCCAATGAGATGTCTTCCTGCTCCTCTGGACTGGCAGGGATGTCTTGTTGATCCTCAGGGTCCGCTTTGTCAGAATACTTGATGGTCTCTGGTCGAGATCCATTCTGGTCgacgtcttcttcttcttggtttTTTACATCACTGACTTGGACATCTGGGCGGCTCACACTGACATTATTTTTAACGACATCTCCATGGATGCCCTGATGATTCACAGTCTCTGTTGTAGAGTCAGGAGAGTCACGGTCCATGTTGTCGGGTATTTCATGGCCGATGCCGCTGGAGAAATCGTCTGCTGTGTTGTAAATCCCATCCATCGTATGCCTGAGTTAAAGCAGTGACGGAAACattcaaacttttcttttttttcattattcgcACTTTTGGAATCTTTCAAATATTCTTTAAATCTTTATTGTAAAACAAACAGATTGGTACATGGCAATCATTAAAGAAACATCTAAAATATAGGCAGCGGAAGGTACGTAGGCCTTTAACGTTAGAGCGCAAGACTTTTTCGGCGAATTAataacattccgcatggcaatatcaatcattttggtAGATTTAACATTAGCAGAGGATCAacacaatgttacttggtgagaaagattagttggtactgaaaacatgtGTAACTAATTGCatgtggtcaattgatcaagaTTTTCTCTAtatatagtggccacatttcacCAGCCCATTGAGGGGCCGCTAtagacagatttgactgtattcaTATAATTTGACATGCATAAAATCCCAGGTTCCGCTTACAGGCTGGTTCCATATCTATGATGATCTATAGGcttttcaagcaaaaaaataagGGCGAGATTGCTCGGAACTTCAAAGGAATGATCTTAGCTTGTTCCGcataaggcttaggtcacatttccaatccggGACCCGagcgggcagctttcgggagcgaaaagtatgatataaaagacatgaaaatacacaaaatatcaaaataagattcacggatatttcaagtttcaagtttatttattttaccagggaatACCTCAGATCCATTGATCTGATTTTCAGGTATCCCTGGACACACATTAAAAATTACATGACACAGTTTAAACCCAACAATATACAAATAACGTtgcaaacatttacatgtacaaaacagtcTCAGTATAGGCACATCTGCAGTCATCTACAGTCCGTTTTTAAATGCTGACGTTGACGTGTGTTTCCGCTGATCAGCAGCGAGACTATTCCACAGGACAGGCCCTAGGTACTGCAGGCTGCCCTTGAAGGTTTCCACATGTGCTTTTGGAGTGTCCAGCATGTGAGGGTCGAAGTTGTAGAGCTGTTTCGTAGCGGTGCGAGTACGAACTCTAAGCACTGGGGGCGAcagccatttgaacatttgtgTCATGTAGGCAGGTGCCTTGTGGCGAACTGCCTTGTGTACAGTCACTAACGTGTTCAATTTCACCCTTTCAATCAGGGGTACCATACCAGCCTCTGTAAGCAGGGTTTCTGTAGGTACACGATCTTTGAGTGATCGCCCAGTAATAATCCTGGCTGCCCGATTTAGCAGTTTAGTCAACTGTTGTGATCTTACTTTGTTACAATGAAAAAGTGACAGTAACCATGCAGTATCACAATAATCCAGGTGAGTATATAACAAGGTTCGACACATGACTAGCAGGATCTCCTTAGTAACATAAGGCTTAGCCCGGCTTAAGGCACTAAGGCCAGCAAGGAGCTTCTTTACCATCCTTTCTGTGTGTGCTGACCAGTTTAGAGAGGAGTCCATGGTGACACCTAGGTAAGTATACACTTTTACCTGCTCAAATGAGTTAAAACCATCAGTTACAGTGACAGTGTTTCCTGCGTGACGCAGTTTCTGAGGTGATCCAAATAACATGGCTTTAGTTTTGTCAGGGTGAAGTGATAGTCTATTTACAATAAACCAGTTAGCTACCAGTTTCATGTCCTCTGACACAGTTTCCTCACATTCCTTAGACAGGCTAGCCGAGCAATAAAGCACAGTGTCGTCTGCGTACATATGGATTTTACACTTACGCACAACCTGTGGTAGATCATTCACATATAAGCTGAATAACAAAGGACCTAACACGCTCCCTTGCGGGACACC
This region includes:
- the LOC118422986 gene encoding uncharacterized protein LOC118422986; translated protein: MDGIYNTADDFSSGIGHEIPDNMDRDSPDSTTETVNHQGIHGDVVKNNVSVSRPDVQVSDVKNQEEEDVDQNGSRPETIKYSDKADPEDQQDIPASPEEQEDISLGNAEHPLHPLQDDHSNASAENSDQDGRPFYNSNNVAGRTSLPAVCTSYSQIGKGEENQALYMKRRSLPAMCTSHTHAYHAERNQTLYVDNPGIDTEKSLSKDIYNTDDCSADNEVQYQLKSTSPETSASAYQCGGDVANANMDRPDIEVENAHNEAEDEAGTRPKTIKQLNDAKISAQNKAETKARPDNEFIRPYAVAYCRDSQINGEQDVQPYAVAYDEQDGHNEDQTGRSVNNPQSGNKAVSSDECIRPYAVRYQLDGQTNGDQDDACDVQPYAVAYDVQDGHCETQTPTGRCADSSQPGSTAEAVDNKAGGLRPNPMYSGNGLHLNPMYAPNITQPRAGEANACALTRSCLAYVITTGVVVTVITVLAALIIAAFLPGKQNNQMQTTWTEPSFTGKTTRPNLTAKTTCPTFTDTTTDDVTRQVNYTSSPPTSTAENENKDLEQTTIVFGGEGKEPGQLDGPKAVVVSPSNEMFVADTYNRRVQVFSMTGVYLRHFPAVISGEASETIEPEDISMDGEGHLWVVGDKDNDLTGFIVRYTTMGHHLATLRATFTNDSFIGITVDTPRNLVVVTEFWIRSDYGEVKLLHFNGTVVRKFRTEKGPEYPGRVAVGREGNLLVSDLFVSDIPVYVYNNTGHYLSSFGGDRIGDGEAEVGQRILVMGMCTDISGDVLVGTGFGGTVERFTQNGRYVRSVATNMSSSCGVAVTPGGQLVVTDYYDSTVTIFSRY